One Frankia alni ACN14a DNA window includes the following coding sequences:
- a CDS encoding serine/threonine-protein kinase, whose translation MVRKLGSSYTLEERIGRGGMGEVWRGHDEAGNVLAFKLLLPHFTSDPGVVARFMRERAILIRVQSPFVVAIHDLVAERGDLAIVMELVEGSDLRRELHRRRTMPPAEAVALVVDILAGLGTAHRLGIVHRDLKPENVLLDRGGERFRPKISDFGVAGLMASAATRLTIPGGMLGTPLYMAPESVDGGAVGPAADVYAAGTMLYEMLCGVAPFAGREMLSILRAHADAAPGRPAGVPDELWAVVAAMLAKDPNDRPGVDRLQELLPGLTGLPALPPLRTPPSSVVPAAMPTVSLGRPSAPVGASGAGAAASAGSPGPVGWFTPSGPPSPGEPAVRAAPIEPGGEEFDDPVTTPVPVYLPGQGVAPGTGPSGLTDEEFDDPVTTPSPVYLPGGAVSPDAAAVAPYGLPAQRDSRPGKTADPRRTVKPGTTVDPGMAGGPRTAAGLRTAVEPRPTVDRGTAAGSRTSGDPGTAGGSGAAAGLGAAAGLGAAAGVRSAGDPGTATDLALTQIKARPAAAEHGVSAHAPVAPPAQGGAGLAGTEGPPPSRSVGAAPPAGAPTSAGSPTSADTVLSAGADLPGGSGPASSRRSDRTGAAGSTGQRSGEPGDGSAEAARRRRSRILAGGVALLLGLATAAVAAAAIPSDGSDPAPAPSSRVSVSAGASPGAVLPTPGQGGAGGGPGVWLGSAGAPGTGVAGNPAAPGVHVPGAPVPGGAGGPAPTSGAAGPLPPSPGGASPGGGIVTTPPPAPPATRPPTATPPAPTAEPSSSAPTPKPTPKPTPKPTPKPTKTCQTSGGRGSTKRTCGSSPTEQPSPSGLRLYTSAAP comes from the coding sequence GTGGTTAGAAAGCTGGGAAGTTCCTACACCCTGGAAGAGCGCATCGGCCGGGGTGGCATGGGCGAGGTGTGGCGCGGCCATGACGAGGCGGGCAATGTTCTCGCCTTCAAACTGCTGTTGCCCCACTTCACGTCGGATCCGGGAGTGGTAGCCCGGTTCATGCGCGAGCGGGCCATTCTCATCCGAGTCCAGTCGCCTTTCGTGGTGGCGATTCACGACCTGGTGGCCGAACGCGGTGACCTGGCCATCGTGATGGAACTCGTCGAGGGTTCGGATCTGCGTCGGGAGCTGCATCGGCGCCGCACGATGCCGCCCGCGGAGGCGGTTGCTCTGGTGGTCGACATCCTTGCCGGGCTCGGGACGGCCCATCGGCTCGGCATCGTCCACCGCGATCTCAAACCGGAGAACGTGCTGCTCGATCGCGGCGGGGAACGGTTCCGGCCGAAGATCTCGGACTTCGGCGTCGCCGGCCTGATGGCGTCCGCGGCGACGAGGCTGACCATTCCCGGCGGCATGCTCGGCACCCCTCTGTACATGGCACCCGAAAGCGTCGACGGCGGCGCGGTCGGACCGGCCGCCGACGTCTACGCCGCCGGCACCATGCTGTACGAGATGCTCTGCGGCGTCGCACCGTTCGCCGGCCGGGAGATGCTGTCCATCCTGCGGGCCCACGCCGACGCGGCCCCGGGCCGGCCCGCAGGCGTCCCCGACGAGTTGTGGGCCGTCGTCGCCGCGATGCTCGCCAAGGACCCGAACGACCGGCCCGGCGTGGATCGGCTGCAGGAGCTGCTGCCCGGTCTGACGGGACTGCCCGCACTGCCGCCGCTGCGCACCCCGCCGTCCTCGGTGGTTCCGGCGGCGATGCCGACGGTGTCCCTGGGGCGTCCGAGTGCCCCGGTTGGAGCATCCGGGGCGGGAGCCGCCGCCTCGGCGGGGTCCCCCGGACCGGTGGGATGGTTCACCCCGTCCGGGCCACCCTCGCCGGGCGAGCCCGCCGTCCGCGCGGCGCCGATCGAGCCGGGTGGCGAGGAGTTCGATGATCCGGTGACCACGCCGGTCCCGGTGTACCTGCCCGGTCAGGGGGTGGCGCCGGGGACGGGCCCGTCCGGACTGACGGACGAGGAGTTCGACGATCCGGTGACGACACCGTCCCCCGTGTACCTGCCCGGCGGGGCGGTGTCGCCGGATGCCGCCGCAGTGGCCCCGTATGGTCTGCCGGCACAACGCGACTCCCGTCCGGGGAAGACGGCCGACCCGAGAAGGACGGTCAAGCCGGGAACGACGGTCGATCCCGGGATGGCGGGCGGTCCGAGGACGGCGGCCGGTCTGAGAACGGCAGTCGAGCCAAGGCCGACGGTCGATCGGGGGACGGCGGCCGGTTCGAGGACGTCGGGCGATCCGGGGACGGCGGGCGGTTCGGGGGCAGCGGCCGGCTTGGGAGCGGCGGCCGGCTTGGGAGCGGCGGCCGGCGTGAGGAGCGCGGGCGATCCGGGGACGGCGACGGACCTGGCGCTGACGCAGATCAAGGCCCGGCCGGCCGCCGCGGAGCACGGAGTGTCGGCGCACGCGCCCGTTGCGCCGCCGGCCCAGGGGGGTGCGGGCCTGGCCGGAACGGAGGGGCCACCACCGTCCAGATCGGTGGGTGCTGCTCCGCCGGCGGGTGCGCCCACGTCGGCAGGTTCGCCTACGTCGGCAGACACAGTCCTGTCGGCGGGTGCGGACCTGCCTGGGGGGAGCGGCCCGGCATCGTCGAGGCGGTCCGATCGGACGGGGGCGGCCGGGTCGACCGGGCAGCGATCCGGCGAGCCGGGCGACGGGAGCGCCGAAGCGGCCCGCCGGCGACGGTCCCGCATCCTGGCCGGCGGCGTCGCCCTGCTGCTCGGCCTCGCCACCGCGGCGGTCGCCGCCGCGGCGATCCCCTCCGACGGCTCGGACCCGGCCCCCGCACCGTCGTCCCGGGTGAGCGTCAGCGCCGGCGCATCCCCGGGGGCCGTCCTGCCCACGCCAGGGCAGGGCGGAGCCGGCGGCGGCCCAGGCGTCTGGCTCGGCTCGGCGGGGGCGCCGGGCACGGGCGTCGCGGGCAATCCGGCCGCCCCGGGCGTGCATGTTCCCGGCGCGCCGGTTCCGGGCGGAGCTGGCGGGCCGGCCCCGACCTCGGGCGCCGCCGGTCCACTGCCGCCATCCCCGGGTGGGGCGTCGCCCGGTGGCGGCATCGTCACGACGCCGCCGCCGGCTCCTCCCGCGACCCGCCCGCCGACCGCCACGCCCCCGGCGCCGACCGCGGAGCCATCGTCGAGCGCGCCGACGCCCAAACCGACGCCCAAACCCACGCCCAAACCCACGCCCAAGCCGACCAAGACCTGCCAGACCTCCGGCGGGCGCGGGAGCACCAAGCGCACCTGCGGCAGCTCTCCGACCGAGCAGCCGTCGCCGAGCGGCCTGCGCCTCTACACCAGCGCCGCGCCGTGA
- a CDS encoding LLM class F420-dependent oxidoreductase: MKIGMYVNGGPSPAAVLDQVRTAARAGLDSAFLGQLVSWDALTLAALAGAAVPGIELGTAVVPTYPRHPLALAGQALTVQAVAPAGLTLGIGPSHQQIIEGQFGYRYDRPARHIREYLTALRPLLRGEAVDVHGETVTAVGRVDAPVAVAPSVLLSALGPVMLRVAGELADGTVTVWTGPRTIGDHIAPTIAKAAADAGRPAPRVVCSVIACVTADPDQVRTAVAAQVGFASDLPSYRAILDREGLGGVHETVVAGSAEVVERAMRRYADAGATELLVIPVGDPQERARTLDVAASLRSAG; the protein is encoded by the coding sequence ATGAAGATCGGAATGTACGTCAATGGCGGTCCGAGTCCCGCGGCGGTCCTCGACCAGGTCCGTACGGCAGCACGGGCCGGCCTGGACAGCGCGTTTCTCGGCCAGCTCGTGTCCTGGGACGCGCTCACCCTGGCGGCGCTGGCCGGCGCGGCGGTGCCCGGCATCGAGCTGGGCACCGCGGTGGTGCCGACCTATCCGCGCCATCCGCTCGCGCTGGCCGGGCAGGCGCTCACCGTCCAGGCGGTCGCCCCCGCGGGACTCACCCTGGGAATCGGCCCGAGCCACCAGCAGATCATCGAGGGGCAGTTCGGCTACCGGTACGACCGGCCGGCCCGCCACATCCGCGAGTACCTGACCGCACTGCGGCCCCTGTTGCGCGGGGAGGCGGTCGACGTCCACGGGGAGACCGTGACGGCGGTCGGTCGCGTCGACGCGCCGGTCGCCGTCGCGCCGTCGGTGCTCCTCTCCGCGCTGGGACCGGTCATGCTCCGGGTCGCCGGCGAGCTGGCCGACGGGACCGTGACGGTGTGGACCGGCCCGAGGACCATCGGTGATCACATCGCGCCGACGATCGCCAAGGCGGCCGCGGACGCGGGCCGGCCCGCGCCGCGGGTCGTGTGCTCCGTCATAGCCTGCGTCACCGCCGATCCGGACCAGGTCCGCACCGCGGTGGCAGCGCAGGTCGGCTTCGCCTCGGACCTCCCCTCCTACCGGGCGATCCTCGACCGCGAGGGCCTCGGAGGGGTGCACGAGACGGTGGTGGCCGGCTCGGCGGAGGTCGTTGAGCGGGCCATGCGGCGCTACGCCGACGCCGGCGCGACCGAGCTGCTCGTGATCCCGGTCGGTGACCCGCAGGAACGGGCGCGAACCCTCGACGTCGCCGCCTCGTTGCGCTCGGCCGGCTGA
- a CDS encoding TIGR03564 family F420-dependent LLM class oxidoreductase — protein MKIGLYVGGGPGPQALVDQVRSAARAGLDSAFISQPLSWDALTVAALAAAAVPGIELGTAVVQTHPRHPLALAGQALTVQAVAASGFTLGIGPSHPQVVEDQFGYHYDRPARHIREYLAALRPLLHGEAADVRGETVTAVGRLDAPVATAPSVLLSALGPVMLRVAGELTDGTVTVWTGARTVGDHIVPTITRAAAAAGRPAPRIVSTVMVSVTTDPDQVRAGVAAQLGFASGLPAYRAILDRQGLSGVHETVVAGSAEVVERAVRRYADAGATELVVGPIGDAGEQARTLDLLTALRSAA, from the coding sequence ATGAAGATCGGGTTGTACGTCGGCGGCGGTCCGGGTCCGCAGGCCCTGGTCGATCAGGTCCGGAGCGCGGCCCGGGCGGGCCTCGACAGTGCGTTCATCAGCCAGCCGCTGTCGTGGGACGCCCTCACCGTCGCCGCGCTCGCCGCGGCGGCGGTGCCCGGGATCGAGCTGGGGACCGCGGTCGTCCAGACCCACCCCCGACACCCGCTGGCCCTGGCCGGGCAGGCGCTCACGGTCCAGGCCGTCGCGGCCTCGGGCTTCACGCTGGGCATCGGGCCGAGCCATCCGCAGGTCGTCGAGGACCAGTTCGGCTACCACTACGACCGCCCGGCCCGCCACATCCGCGAGTACCTGGCCGCGCTGCGCCCGCTGCTGCACGGCGAGGCGGCCGACGTCCGCGGGGAGACCGTCACCGCGGTGGGTCGGCTCGACGCCCCGGTGGCCACCGCACCGTCCGTGCTCCTGTCCGCCCTCGGTCCGGTGATGCTGCGGGTAGCCGGCGAGTTGACCGACGGCACGGTGACGGTGTGGACGGGAGCACGCACCGTCGGCGATCACATCGTGCCGACGATCACCCGGGCCGCGGCGGCCGCCGGCCGGCCGGCGCCACGGATCGTCTCCACCGTGATGGTGAGCGTCACCACCGATCCGGACCAGGTCCGTGCCGGGGTGGCGGCACAGCTCGGCTTCGCCTCCGGGCTCCCCGCCTATCGGGCCATCCTGGATCGGCAGGGCCTCTCCGGGGTGCACGAGACGGTCGTCGCCGGCTCGGCGGAGGTCGTCGAGCGGGCCGTGCGCCGCTACGCCGACGCCGGCGCCACCGAACTGGTCGTCGGCCCGATCGGCGACGCGGGGGAGCAGGCACGCACCCTCGACCTCCTCACGGCCCTGCGCTCGGCCGCCTGA
- a CDS encoding TetR/AcrR family transcriptional regulator, whose product MRADAQRNRELIATTALDLLARRGPSVSMEEIARAAGLGVGTLYRHFPDRQSLLDSVAATTLRTLLAAGRAEQSSTRPRWQVLVRIVARCTGLPLALISSLPDATRVDPTVAELVAELDALFQGLVEDAQREGSLRADLTGAQVVGLLNVAVCRPGARADDPLTTVLLDGLRARP is encoded by the coding sequence GTGCGAGCCGACGCGCAGCGCAACCGCGAGCTCATCGCGACCACCGCCCTCGATCTGCTGGCCCGTCGCGGCCCGAGCGTGTCGATGGAGGAGATCGCCCGGGCCGCGGGCCTCGGCGTCGGCACCCTCTACCGGCACTTTCCCGACCGTCAGTCGCTGCTGGATTCGGTCGCGGCCACGACGCTGCGCACGCTGCTCGCCGCGGGCCGGGCCGAGCAGTCCTCCACCAGGCCCCGCTGGCAGGTCCTGGTCCGGATCGTGGCGAGGTGCACCGGCCTGCCCCTCGCCCTGATCTCGTCACTGCCCGACGCCACCCGGGTCGACCCGACCGTCGCCGAGCTGGTGGCGGAGCTCGACGCGCTGTTCCAGGGCCTGGTCGAGGACGCCCAGCGCGAGGGATCGCTGCGGGCCGACCTCACCGGCGCGCAGGTGGTCGGCCTGCTCAACGTGGCGGTCTGCCGCCCCGGCGCGCGCGCCGACGACCCGCTGACGACGGTCCTGCTCGACGGCCTGCGGGCCCGCCCCTGA
- the bluB gene encoding 5,6-dimethylbenzimidazole synthase, translated as MARSGLATGSGADALYDAIHRRRDVRGQFTGAPIPADALGRVLAAAHAAPSVGLSQPWDFIRVTDDGTRRAFHAHVQHERAVFAATLAGDRAERFAGIRIDGILAASMSLVVTYDAGRGEPAVLGRHAIADAGLYSVCLAIENLWLAATAEGLGVGWVSFYREPFVRELLGIPVGIRPVAWLCVGPVTHLEATPDLERHGWARRRPLADAVHAERWRGRPERRSA; from the coding sequence TACGACGCGATCCACCGGCGGCGCGACGTGCGCGGCCAGTTCACCGGGGCGCCGATCCCCGCCGACGCCCTCGGGCGCGTCCTCGCCGCCGCCCATGCAGCGCCGAGTGTCGGGCTCAGCCAGCCCTGGGACTTCATCCGCGTCACCGACGACGGGACGCGGCGGGCCTTCCACGCGCACGTCCAGCACGAACGGGCGGTGTTCGCCGCGACCCTGGCCGGAGACCGGGCCGAGCGTTTCGCCGGGATCCGGATCGACGGCATCCTGGCCGCGTCGATGTCGCTGGTCGTCACCTACGACGCGGGCCGCGGGGAACCGGCGGTCCTCGGGCGGCACGCCATCGCCGACGCGGGCCTGTACTCGGTGTGCCTGGCCATCGAGAACCTGTGGCTCGCCGCGACCGCCGAGGGCCTCGGGGTCGGCTGGGTGTCGTTCTACCGGGAGCCGTTCGTCCGGGAGCTGCTCGGCATCCCCGTCGGGATCCGGCCGGTCGCGTGGCTGTGCGTCGGTCCCGTGACCCATCTCGAAGCCACCCCCGACCTGGAGCGTCACGGCTGGGCGCGGCGGCGTCCCTTGGCCGACGCCGTCCACGCCGAACGCTGGCGTGGACGGCCCGAGCGGCGCTCCGCCTAG